The genomic DNA TCGACGGCCGCTGCGCAACAGGACAAGGCCGCCGCGCAGGCGTCGGCCGACAAGAACAAGGATAAGGATTTGACTTCTTCGATGCCGGCCTGGTTGGCCGACAACCTTCTCGTCATCGTCACCGCCGTGCTGGCGCTGATCGCTTTCGCCATCGCCTGGGTGCTGCGACGCGCGGGCGCGCGGCGCGGCGATGACGACGAGGAAACCTACGCCTATAACGAGCCGGTGCTGGACACCGCGGCGCTGAACCGCAAGCTCGATTCCATCAGCCTCGACCTGGACGAACCGCCCACGGACGAACCGCGCCCGGTTGGCGGTCCCCGGATTTGAACGATGCCTAGAGTTGCAATGGGGCTGGCATACGACGGCTCCGCCTGGCAGGGTTGGCAGACCCAGCCGCACCGGCAGACGGTGCAGGACACACTGGAGGCCGCGCTGGCGCAGTTCTGTGGCGTGACGGACGCGGTCCCCACCATCTGCGCCGGCCGCACAGACACCGGCGTGCATGGCGCGATGCAGGTTATCCATCTCGACACCACGCTCGATCGCCGCATGGAATCCTGGGTGCGCGGCGTGAATGCCTTCCTGCCCTCCAGCATTTCCGTACAATGGGCCAAGGCGGTGCCGGACGCGTTCCACGCCCGGTTTTCGGCCCGCGCCCGGACTTACGTCTACCTGCTGTGGCGAGGCCGGGTGCGTCCCGCTCTTTGGGCCGGCCGCGCCGGGTGGTGCTACCAGCCCCTGGATGTGGATGCCATGCGCGGCGCAGCGAACGCCTTGCTGGGCGAGCACGATTTTTCCAGTTTTCGTTCCTCGCAGTGCCAGGCCAAACACCCGGTGCGCATCATGCATCGGCTCGACATCGACGAGCGCGGTCCGTTCCTGGTGTTCACGCTGCGGGCCAACGCGTTCCTGCATCACATGGTGCGCAACATCATGGGCGCGTTGCTGCAGATTGGGCAGGGGCGCGAGTCGGTGGACTGGATGGCGCAACTGCTTTCATGGCGCGACCGCCGGCGCGGCGCGCCCACGTTTTCTCCCGATGGCCTGTATCTGTCGGCCATCGATTACCCGGACGAGTTCGGCCTGGACGAGCTGGATGGCGGAGCCCTGTTGCTGTCGCCCTTCACCCGACCGTCGGGCAACCCGCCCTAGCCGGACGCCGGCCGGCGCCCAATGGAGGCCTGTCTCATGCAACGCCGCGCGTTTTTGAAACGAACCGCCCTGGGGGCCGCGAGCGGCGCCGTGATCGCCGCGCCGGCGTATGCGCAGGATGCGCCGGCGGTTTCGTGGCGGCTGGCATCGAGCTTCCCCAACGAGTCGCCGACGCTGTTCGCCGGCGCCGAGGACGTGGCGCGCTATGTCGGCGACGTCACCGACGGCAAGTTCCGCATCGAGATATTCTCCGCCGGTGATCTGGTGGACGCCGGCCAGGTGTTGGACGCGGTGCAACAGCGCGTCGTCGAATGCGGCCACACCGCGTCGACCCGGTTCTTCGATACCGATCCCGCATTGTGCTTCGATGCTGGCGTGCCATTCGGCCTGAATACCCGGCAGATGAATGCCTGGATGATCCAGGGCGAGGGGCTGGCGCTGACCCGCGTGTTGTTCGACAAATACAACATCCTCAACTTTCCCTGCGGCTTTACCGGCGCCCAGATGGGCGGCTGGTTTCGCGGCGAGGTCAAGACGGTGGACGACCTGCGCGGCCTGAAGGTCAAGGCCGGCGGTTTCGCCCGCCAGGTGTTGGCCCGCATGGGCGCCGCGCCGGTGGACCTGCCGATCGCCGATACCTATGCGGCGCTGGAGCAGGGCGGCGTCGATGCGGTGGCCTGGATCGGTCCGCACGATGACGAGAGCCTCGCGCTCTACAAGGTCGCCCGGAACTACTATTTTCCTGGCTGGTGGGCGGGCACGTTGCAGTTGTCGCTGTACGTCAATCAGGACGCGCACGACGAATTGCCCAAGTCCTACCAGGCGGCGCTGGAGCTGGCCTCGCGGATGGCCACTTCCAACATGATCGCAAAGTACGACGCCGGCAATCCCGACGCCCTGCGCCGGCTGGTGCAGCGCGGCGCGCAGCTCAAGGCTTTCCCCAGGCCGATGCTGCAAGCCGCCCACGAGGCCGCGCTCAAGCTCTACCAGGAGTTGAGCGGCAAGGATCCCATGTTCAAGAAGCTGTACGAAAGCATGACCGCCTTTCGCGACAAGGAAATCCCCTGGTTCCGCGTGGCCGAGGGCAGCTTCGATTCGCTCATGGCCACGCTGGGCCAGCCGGCCGCCTGAACGCGCCTGGCCGGGCCGGCGCGCCGGGGCCGGAGAGCGTTCCCTTATACTGATCGGACCTGTCGCGCCGAGCGACACAAGCGGTGAATTCCATGCGCACACGCATCAAGATCTGCGGTCTGACCCGCGAAGAAGATATCGACGCCGCCGTCTCGGCCGGCGTCGATGCCATCGGTTTTGTCTTCTATCCCAAGAGCAAGCGCTACGTCACGCCGACCCGCGCGGCGCAACTGCGCCGCGCGGTGCCGGCCTTCGTGGACGTGGTGGCGCTCTTCGTGAACCCGGATCCGTCGCAGGTGCAGGCGGTGCTCGACGAGGTGGGACCGGAGTTGCTGCAATTCCATGGCGACGAAACGCCGCCGGACTGTGCGCGCTATGGCCATCGCTACCTGCGTGCATTCCGTGCCGGCGCGCCCGGCCTGGATACGCCGGAAGACCTGGCGACGTACTGCCGCGCCTTCGGCGAAGCCGCCGGCTGGCTGTTCGACAGCTACAGCGCGGGCTACGGCGGCAGCGGCCATGGTTTCGACCATGCCTTGCTCGCCGACGTGGCGGCCGATCCCGTGTCGCGCCCGCTGATCCTGTCGGGCGGTCTGAACCCCGACAACGTTGCCGCGGCGGTGCAATCGGTGCGGCCGTGGGCGGTCGATGTGAGCAGTGGCGTCGAGGTCGAGCAAGGAATAAAAAGTTCTGATAGAATCTCGTTCTTCGTTGCTGCGGTGCATGCCGCAGACGCGAAGAAATAGAAGGGAAAAGCAGTGCTGGCAGGGAAGGTGAAAACCACGAACCCGGCCGTTGCGGCTGAAGAATTTAGTGAATCGAAGGTATCTGCCAAATGCGCATGTGCCACAACATGCGGCAAAAACGCATGATCCAGACGATTCGCGGCATTTTCTGAAGCCAGATAATTTTTGAAGCCTGATAAGCAACGAAAAAGCAACGAAATAAAAACAGCAAAAAATCTGAAAAGACGATTTGCACAGTTTAAAAAAGCACTATATAATTCTTCTTCTTTGCAGGCGGTTAGCTCAGCTGGTTAGAGCGCCACGTTGACATCGTGGAGGTCGTTGGTTCGATTCCAATACCGCCTACCAAATTCCTGCAAAGTGAATGCCTGATAGAGCTAGTCAGGCATCACCCTGAAAAGCCGCGACAGTCCTGGACTTCGCGGCTTTTTGCTTTGGGTTTCGCGCGGGGCATTTCGCGCTTTTTGGGTAGTTTCCCTTGGAAGTCCATTGTATTGAGCCCATTGTTCGCCCCCGAACATGCTCCGATGGTGCGGTAAGATGGCGGCGAAAATTCCAGCCAATGGGGACCCATCATGACTGCTGCCAATCAAGACGATCAGAGCACAAAGCGCACTGCCGACCACTATTCCAAGCAATGGGGGAAGGATCTGAACTATCAGGGATTCGTCGAGGCGAACCCCGAGGCTGCCATGGTCATGCCCGGACGCCAGCTTGGTTGGGCGGATTTGTTCGACGAGATCAGGGCCCGCGCGAGTGTCGGGCCGATTTCGGTGTTGGATGCTGCCTGTGGCTTTGGCGACGTGACCCGGCGTCTGTATGAATCACCCATGCCAGCTCACCTCGAATATGTGGGAGCGGATATCCATGGCTCGCTCGATACGATCGATGCGCCTGCCGAGGCCAAGTTTGTCCAGTGGGATATCTCCAATCCGCTGCCAGGAAGCCAGAAATTCGACTACGTGATCTGTCGAGCAGCCCTGCACCACACGCCGGATCCGGCCAAGACCTACTCATCGTTGGTGTCCCAACTGAAGCCAGGCGGAAAGGTCGCCGTGTCGGTGTACGCAAAGAAAGCCCCGATGCGAGAAGCGCTTGACGATGCTTTCCGTGCCGCAATTGTTCCCATGGGGAACGACGAGGCATTCGCTGTGGCGAATCAGTTTACAAGGCTGGGGGCCGACCTGCAGGCTTGCGCGGGGGAGATCAGGATAACCCAGGATCTGCCGTTCCTTGGCATCAAGACGGGCACGTATTCAATTCAGGAGTTCATCTACGATCATTTCCTGAAATGTTGGCACAACAAGAATTTCTCCAGCGAGCATTGTGATCTGATCAATTTTGATTGGTATCACCCCACGTTCGCTTATCGCTATTCCGCGGCCGAAGCGGTCGCATTTGCGGAGCGCAATGGCCTCGAAATCGTGAGGTTCACATCCATCAAGGCACAGCATTATCTGGAAGCGATGCTGGCTGAATAGCCTGTTGTCGAGCGACCGGACCATTTGCGGCCCGCGAAAGCGGGCTTTATTTTTTTGGCGTACCGATGGGCACACGCCACCCATCTTTCCGGAGAGGGCGTGCGCCTGTATGCGCTTCATGTCGAATGCGGGACGGACTCATGCAGGTACGCTACTTGCTCAGGGCTTGCCGCCAGTGCGTATGTTCTTTCCAGGAGAAGCTGCAATGTCCCTTGTCGTGTTTGACTCCCATGCCCCGACGGCGCCGGCCGTCACCAAAGCCGAACGATGTGCACGGAGTACGCTAGCGGCTGCACAGCGGCTCCTGTACCCGGAAAGTAACTTGTCGCCCATGTCACAGGTGGAGCTGGAATTGGCGCGGTATGTCAAAGAGACATACCGGCCGCGCTTCACTTCGCGTTCTTATCCAGAAACCGCCGGATGACCGCGCCGATCTCGGCTCCGTGGGTTTCCAGCGCCAGATGGCCGGTGTCGTAGAAGCGCACGTCGGCGCCCGGGATATCCCGCTTCCAGGCCTCGGCGCCGGCGGGCAGGAAAAAGGGATCGTTCTTGCCCCACACGGCCAGCAGCGGCGGCTGGTGCTTGCGGAAGTACGCCTGGAACTCCGGATACTTCTGGACGTTGGAGGCGTAGTCTAGCAGCAGGTCGAGCTGGACGTCGGTATTGCCGGGCCGGGAAACCAGGTGGCCTTCGAGCGCAATCGCGTCGGGGGCCACAAGGGTCTGGTCCGGAACGCCTTCGAGGTATTGCCATCGGATCGAGGCCGGCGTGGCGAACTCGCGCAGGGCGTCGCGGTTGGCCTGCGATGGGTCCTTCCAGTATTTCTGGATGGGCGCCCAGCCCGTCCCCAGCCCCTCTTCGTACGCGTTGCCGTTCTGCGAAATGATGGCGCTGATGCGCGCCGGGTGTTCCGCGGCGAGGCGCCAGCCCACCGGGGCGCCATAGTCGAACACCTGCATGGCGTAGCGATCCAGCCCCAGTTGCCGCGTGAACTGTCCAATGGTCTTGGCGAGCTGGTCGAAGGTGTAGTCATATTGCCCGCGCGCGGGGGCTTCGGTGAAGCCAAAGCCGGGCAAGTCGGGCGCAATGACGCGGTACCCGTCCGCAAGCAGCGGGATGAGATTGCGGTACATGAATGAAGAGGCGGCGTAGCCGTGCAGCAGAAGCACGATGGGCGCATCGCGCGGGCCTGCCTCCCGGTAGAACACCTTCACGTCTCCCACCTGTTCGAACCGATGATGGACCTGCAGATCGGCCGCGGATACGCCCGCGGTCAACGGGGTCGAGGGCAGGCCGCTGGTTTCCGTCGCGCTATTCGAAGTCATGATGCATTTCCTTTGTAACCGTTGAATTTGGTTTTTCAGGTTACTTTGGATTTTAGTAACTGGTCAAATTTATTTTTATAGGTTACATTTATCCCATGCCAGACACCGCACAAAATCAAAAACCCCCGCTTTTCGTGGGCGACGACCTTGCACTCGATTTCATCAACACTGAATACGGGGTGGGGGCGGCGCGCCACGACTGTTTCGGCGACGATGACGCCGTGCTCGCATGGTTGAAATTGGCGGATGTGTTGCCGCGGGGGACCCGCGTGGCGCCCCCGGGCCTGCGGGAGCTGGCCCTGCAATTGCGCGAAAGCGCTCGATCCTTGTTGCAGGCCGCCAAGTCGGGCGGCGACTCGGACGCCAGCGTGGTCAACCACGTGCTCAAGGCGGGCGGGGCGGCCACGGAATTGGCGTGGGACGGCGCCAGCCAGTCCTTCAAGGCGGTCAGGCCGCGCCGCCTGGACGACGCGGCCGGCATGCTCGAGCCTGTTGCCCGAGCCATCGTCGAATTGCTGACCGACACGCCGTTGGCGCTTGTGCGGCAATGCGAGGCGCATGACTGCACGCTCATGTTCCATGACAGGACCAAGTCGCATCGGCGCCGCTGGTGCAGCATGGCGCTATGCGGCAACCGGATGAAGGTCGCGGCGTTCCGGTCGCGCAAGAAGGAGAGCGAGTCCGATTGATGCCCGGGACTGCTCAAACCGCCGCGCCCGGAGTTCGTGAGAATTCATGAAACTGTGCCCCGTTTCATTTTGTAGGATTCCCCGCAAGAGGAATTGAAAGACAAATGAAAGGTGAGGGCGATGGCGGATTGTGAAGATTGCAGGGCAATCGTGCGGGCCACCTCGGGCGCGGCGGGCCATGACCAGTTGATCAGCCTGGGCTACGTGCGCAGCCTTGCCGCGGTGCAGGGCGGGGCGCGGCACGAAGCATTCGTCTGCTCGGCCTGCAGTGCCGAGTGGAATTACGTGCATGGCAAGCGCGCCGAGCCCGCGGGCTGGCTGCGGAGCTGATCCGGCTTTCAGGGCAGGGGGATGTTGCCGGTCGAGAGGGTCGCCGCCAGCCGCATGTTGGTATTGCGGATCCAGCCGGGAATCAGGAAGGCGTCGACGATCACCCAGATTCCCACGGCCGCCAGCAGTACCAATCCCACGCCGATGACGCTGAGGGCGATGCCGACAATGGTGAGCGCGAGCATGGCGATGGCCGATCCGGTCCTGCCGGTATAGAAGCGATGCCCGCCCGCGCTGCCCAGGAAGAACCATAGGAGGTAGGCCACGCCGACGCTTTTGCGATTGGCGTCGTACATCATGGTTTGCATGGCGGGACTGTTCACGTTATCTCCGGGAAGAACCAAAGGTCTGGCCGGCGGTATCCGCCGGCCGCAAGTTGGCGAATGATTTTTCGCCGCGTCAGATGATTGGTTCTTTCGAAGTGTCCGGCTAGGGCTGCGGGCCAAATCTCGGACTGCTGAACAGCGCGGGGACGTGTCCGAGTCTTCCCGCGTCGGGGCATCTCTCGCCCCGGATTCAACGGGCCTGCAAACAGCGCCCGACCATTTCCATATAGTGTTCCAGCGGCGGCGTGGACAGGCCGACCACTTTGGCCTGGTCGTCATAGCGGCGCAGGCGCACCGCGGCCTGGGCGTGTGGCTGCGCGGCGAACGCGTCGGCCTGTGCCGGGGTGAACACGCCGCCCTGCAGCGCCAGGCTCTGCACCGAGGCGGGCGACAGGGTGTCCAGATAGGCGGGTTCGATCACGCCCAGATAGCGCTTGGCGGCAACGTGCAGGCGCACCGGCGCCGTGATCGCGTCGCCGAACAGCGGGGCGAGGGCTTCGGCGGCCACATCCTGGTGGCGCATGTCGGTGGTGATGCTCTCGGCCAGCATCAGGTGGCCGAGGTCGTGCAGCAGCGCGGCGACGATCACGGCTTCGGACTCGCCGGCCTGTTCGGCCAGTTGCGCGCATTGCAGCGCGTGTTCGGTCTGGCTGATGGCTTCGCCGCCGTAGTAGGCGGCGCCATGGCGGGCGAACAGGTCCTGGATGATGGGCAGGGTAAGCATGGGTGGATACCTTCGAGGCAGTGGATCGGTGGAGAAGATATGCCTCGAGAGTGACATCTAGATGACTAGAGCATTTTCGCGTCCCGGCACGAATGCGCGCAGGGGCGCCGCGCGTTCGATGGGCCCGCATCGCGATGCCCGGGCCATGCTGTCCCGCGTCCGGCGGGCGGTCAGGCGCGCTAGCTGCAGGTCAGGATGTTGATCCAGGCGATGGCGCTGGCCAGCAATCCCGCGGCTTGTACCCGTTCCGGTGTCTGGCGGCCGGCCTGCAATTGCGCCAGCGCCTTCTTCATGTGCATGAGCGGCGTGCCTTCCGTCTCGGTGGCGGGCGGCACCGCGGGCGCTGCGCGCGGGCGGCGGGTCTTGGCGTTGAGCGGTTCGGTGGTCAAGAAGGCCTCCTGGAGGGGGCGCCGGTCGCGGCGGGAGGGGATCTGACCGAAGGGAGGGCGCAAATGTTCCGGGCAGGCAACTGCGTTATCCTGCACCCCATCATGATGAAAGCACTTTGGCTGATCCTGGGTTGCGCGATGCTGGCGCTGGGCGTGATCGGCGCCTTCCTGCCGGTGATGCCGACGACGATTTTCCTGATTCTGGCGGTGGCCTGCTTTTCGCGTTCGTCCCCACGGCTGGAACGCTGGCTGCTGGATAGCCCCACCTACGGCCCGTCGCTGCGCGCCTGGCGCGAGCAGGGGGCGGTGTCGCGCAAAGGCAAGCTGTATGCCTCGCTGGGCATGGCGGTGGGCTACGGCCTGTTCTGGTGGGGCGCGCATCCGTCGCCTTTGCTCGCATCCGGCGTCGGCCTTTTTTTCCTGGCAAGCGCCGCCTACGTGCTGACGCGCCCTAGCCCGCAAGCGCCTGATATCTCAAAGGAAAACACCGACGAGCCGAGCGGCCCGGCGGCCGGTCGCTGAGGCCGGACTGAAAGCCCGGCCCCTGCGTGACGCGCCGAAATCAACGCATCTTTTTCCTCTACATTGCGGGCGTCGCCGGAGCGTTGCCGCCGCCGTCAGTGCGAATGCCGGGGATCACCGCGCGTTTCGACCACCTTCAGGTACAGGGTGGCGGGTTCCAGGCAGCCGCCGGTTGACAACTGGCCGACCAGTTGCCGGTACAGCTCCTGCCACGGCGTCTGGGCCGGCGGCGGCTGGTAGGGCGGATCCTGCCGCCGCCGCGCCAGTTCGGCTTCGTCCACCAGCGCGATGACGCTGCGCTGGTTCAGGTCGACGCGGATGCGGTCGCCGGTGCGCAGCAGCGCCAGACCGCCACCCACGGCGGCTTCTGGCGACATGTTCAGGATCGACGGACTGGCCGAGGTGCCGCTCTGGCGGCCGTCGCCCAGGCAGGGCAGCGAGTCGATGCCGCGCTTGATCAGGTGCGATGGCGGCGCCATGTTGACGACCTCGGCGCTGCCCGGATAGCCGACCGTGCCGGCGCCGCGGATGACCAGGATGCAGTGTTCGTCGATGTTCAGGGCCGGGTCTTCGATGCGCGCGTGGTAGTCCTCCGGTCCTTCGAACACGATGGCCCGGGCCTCGAAGGCATTCTCGTCGCCGGGCGCGGACAGGTAGGCGCGGCGGAACGCCTCGCCCACCACCGACATCTTGATGACCGCGCTGTCGAAGAAATTGCCCGACAGCACGATGAAGCCGGCGCGGTGCTTGAGCGGCGCGTCGCAGCCGCGGATGACGTCGGCGTCGTGGGTCTTGGCGCCGGCCGCGATTTCGCCGATGGTCTTGCCGGACACGGTGGCGCAGTCGGCGTGCAGGCGGCCGGCGGCCAGCAGTTCGTGCATCACGGCCGGCACGCCGCCGGCGCGGTGGAAGCCCTCGCCCAGGTGTTCGCCGGCGGGCACGCAGTTCACCAGCAGCGGCACGTCTTCGCCCAGCCGCTGCCAGTCTTCCAGGCTCAGGTCGATGCCGGCATGGCGCGCCATGGCGATCAGGTGCGGCGGACAGTTGCTGGACGCGCCCAGCGCCGAGGCGACGACGATGGCGTTCTCGAAGGCCTCGCGCGTCAGGATGCGGGACGGGCGCAGGTCCTCGCGCACCATGTCGCAGATGCGCAGGCCGGTGGCGTAGGCCATCTGCCCGCGTTCGCGGTAGGGCGCGGGGATGCTGGCGCAGGTGGGCAGCGACATGCCCAGCGCCTCGGCCAAGGAATTCATGGACAGCGCCGTGCCCATGGTGTTGCAGTGGCCGATCGAGGGCGAGGAGGCGGTGGCCAGCGTCATGAAGCCCTCGTAGTCCAGCTTGCCCGCGGCCATCAGGTTGCGGGCATGCCAGATGACCGTGCCGGACCCGACGCGCTGGCCGTCATGCCAGCCGTCCAGCATCGGGCCGCCGGACAGCACGATGGCGGGAATGTCGACGGTGGCCGCCGCCATCAGGCAGGCGGGCGTGGTCTTGTCGCAGCCCGTGGTCAGCACCACGCCGTCCAGCGGATAGCCGTGCAGGATCTCCACCAGGCCCAGGTAGGCCAGGTTGCGGTCCAGCGCCGCGGTCGGGCGGCGGCCCTGCTCGGCCAGCGGATGCACCGGGAACTCCATCGGGATGCCGCCGGCGTCGCGGATGCCGGCCTTGATGCGTTCGGCCAGCGCCAGGTGGTGGCGGTTGCAGGGCGCCAGGTCGCTGCCGGTCTGGGCGATGCCGATGATGGGCCGGCCCGATTGCAGTTCCTGGCGCGTCAGGCCGTAGTTCAGGTAGCGCTCGACGTAGATCGCCGTCATGTCGGCGTGGGCGGGATCGTCGAACCATTTCTGGCTGCGCAGCTTGCGGGGAGTGTCGGTCATGGGTGCCTCGTGTGCTTCGGTGATGCGTGGCGCGCCGGCGGGCGCGCCGGGGACCTAATTGCGTGCCTTGCTGATCTCGGCGTTCAGTTGCCGGACCAGGTCCGGGCCGAGTTCCTGGGTGTACTTGTCGACCACGGGCTGCACCTTCTCGCGCATCCGCGCCACTTCCTCGGGCGACACGGTGTTGATCTTCATGCCCGCCTTTTCCAGCGTGCCCATCGCCTTGAGCGAATCGGCGCGGCTGTCCTTGCGTTCGAAGTCGCGCGAGGCCTCGGCGGCCTGGCGCACCAGCTTTTGTTCGTCGGGCGAGAGCTTGTCCCACCATTTCTTGGATGCCAGCACCACCCAGGGCGTGTAGACGTGGCGGGTGATCGTCAGGTAGGGCTGCACCTCGTAGAACTTGCTGCTCTGGATGGTGGTGATGGGGTTCTCCTGGCCATCGACCGTGCGCGTTTCCAGCGCCGTGAACAGTTCCGAGAACGGCATCGGCACCGCGTTCGCGCCCAGGGTGTTGAACACGCCCAGCGCGATCTGGTTCTGCATCACGCGCAGCTTGATGCCCTGCATGTCCTCGGCGCGCACGATGGGGTGCTTGGAGTTGGTCATGTTGCGAAAGCCATTTTCCCAGTACACCAGGCCCACCAGGCCTTTGGCTTCCAGCTTCTTGAGCAGGTCCTGGCCGAGCTGGCCGTCGAGCACCGCGTCGGCTTCTTTTTCGCTGTTGAACAGGAACGGCAGGTCGAACACGCCGAATTCCTTGACCATGCCGGCCAGCGGCGCGGTGGAGCCGACCATCATTTCCTGCGCGCCGCCGACCAGCGCGCCCTGCATCTGCTCGTCCGAGCCGAGGTTGGCCGAGCCGAAGGTCTTCATCTTCAGTTTGCCGCCGCTGATCTTCTCCAGTTCCTGCGCCAGGTGGCGGGCGGCGCGGCCCTGCACGCTGTCCTCGTTCAGGCCGTAGCCGAAGCGGATCAGGCGCGGCTTGACGTCGGCGGCCGCGGCGGCGCCGGCGAAGGCGCAGGACAGCGCGGCCGCCAGCACGACGAGACGGGTCTTGAAACGGATGTTCATGGTTGTTCCTCCTTGGCTTCTTCTGAATGGCGCGGGGTCGGCGCCTCTGTGTACGGGCCTCAGTGCATCCAGCTCGCGGGGACGGTGATCAGCTCGGGGAAGATCACCAGCAGTACCAGCAGCAGCGTGTAGGCCGCGACATAGCGCCACACGCCCCTGCAGATGGTTTCCATGTTGATGCGGGCCACGCCGCAGACCACATTGAGCACGGTGCCGACGGGCGGCGTGAGCAGGCCGACGCAGCCCACCATGACGAACATCACGCCGAAGTAGACCGGGTCGATGCCGGCCTGCGTGACGACCGGCATCAGCACCGGCGCCAGGATCAGGATGGTGGGCGTCAGGTCCATCACCGTGCCGATCAGCGTCAGCAGGACCAGCAGCGCGAACATCAGCAGCTTGGGGTGGTCCAGCACCGGTTCCAGCAGGGCGATCAGGTCCTGCGGCATGTCGGCCAGCGTGATCATGTAGGACGAGACCATGGCGGCGGCCACCAGGAACATCACCACGGCGGTGGTGCGGGCGGCGTTGATGAACAGCGGCAGCAGGTGGCGCAGGCCGATCTCGCGGTAGACGAACAGGCTGATCAGCAGCGCGTAGACGGCGGCCACCACCGCCGCTTCGGTAGGCGTGAAGATGCCGCCGCGCAGGCCGCCGATGATGATGACGGGCAGCAGCAGCGCCCAGGCCGATTCGCGCAGCGCCCGCAGCCGGGCGCTCCAGGGCTGGCGCGGCGCGGGCTTGATGGCGCCGTGCTTGCGCGCCACCCAGGTCCACACCGCCACCAGCGTCAGGCCCATCATCAGGCCGGGCGCGATGCCGGCGAAGAACAGCTTGGTGATGGAAACGTTGGTGGCGACGCCGAAGATGATGAACGAGATCGACGGCGGGATGATCGGCGCGATGATGCCGCCGGCCGCGATCAGGCCGGATGCCTGGCCGGCGTCGTAGCCTTTCTCGCGCAACATGGGAATCAGCAGCGAGCCGAGCGCGGCGGCGTCGGCCACGGCCGAGCCGGACAGGGCCGCCAGCAGCACGCTGGCGAAGATGGCGACGTAGCCCAGGCCGCCCTGGATGTGGCCGACGAACATGCTGGCCAGGTTGACGATGCGGCGCGAAATGCCGCCGGCATTCATCAGTTCGCCGGCCAGCATGAACAGCGGCACCGCCATCAGCGTGAAGCTGTTGGCGCCCGACAGCATGTTCTGCGCCAGGATCTGGGTATCGAAGAAATCGAGTTGGAACATCATGGCGACCGCGCTCAACAGTAGCGCGAACGCGATCGGCATTCCCAGGGCGATGAAGCCCAGCAGCACCAGCAGGAAAATGGTCAGGATCATTGGGGCGGGTCCGAACGTGGAGGCAAGGGGCCGGGGTCAGACCAGCGGGTCTTCGGGGCTGGATTCCGCGGGCAGCGGGCCGCCGGCCAGCACGCGAACCAGGTCGAACAGGGTCAGCAGGCCCATTGCGACGGCGGCGTA from Achromobacter xylosoxidans includes the following:
- a CDS encoding phosphonate degradation HD-domain oxygenase; the encoded protein is MLTLPIIQDLFARHGAAYYGGEAISQTEHALQCAQLAEQAGESEAVIVAALLHDLGHLMLAESITTDMRHQDVAAEALAPLFGDAITAPVRLHVAAKRYLGVIEPAYLDTLSPASVQSLALQGGVFTPAQADAFAAQPHAQAAVRLRRYDDQAKVVGLSTPPLEHYMEMVGRCLQAR
- a CDS encoding TRAP transporter substrate-binding protein, with product MQRRAFLKRTALGAASGAVIAAPAYAQDAPAVSWRLASSFPNESPTLFAGAEDVARYVGDVTDGKFRIEIFSAGDLVDAGQVLDAVQQRVVECGHTASTRFFDTDPALCFDAGVPFGLNTRQMNAWMIQGEGLALTRVLFDKYNILNFPCGFTGAQMGGWFRGEVKTVDDLRGLKVKAGGFARQVLARMGAAPVDLPIADTYAALEQGGVDAVAWIGPHDDESLALYKVARNYYFPGWWAGTLQLSLYVNQDAHDELPKSYQAALELASRMATSNMIAKYDAGNPDALRRLVQRGAQLKAFPRPMLQAAHEAALKLYQELSGKDPMFKKLYESMTAFRDKEIPWFRVAEGSFDSLMATLGQPAA
- a CDS encoding class I SAM-dependent methyltransferase, which translates into the protein MTAANQDDQSTKRTADHYSKQWGKDLNYQGFVEANPEAAMVMPGRQLGWADLFDEIRARASVGPISVLDAACGFGDVTRRLYESPMPAHLEYVGADIHGSLDTIDAPAEAKFVQWDISNPLPGSQKFDYVICRAALHHTPDPAKTYSSLVSQLKPGGKVAVSVYAKKAPMREALDDAFRAAIVPMGNDEAFAVANQFTRLGADLQACAGEIRITQDLPFLGIKTGTYSIQEFIYDHFLKCWHNKNFSSEHCDLINFDWYHPTFAYRYSAAEAVAFAERNGLEIVRFTSIKAQHYLEAMLAE
- a CDS encoding YbaN family protein; translated protein: MMKALWLILGCAMLALGVIGAFLPVMPTTIFLILAVACFSRSSPRLERWLLDSPTYGPSLRAWREQGAVSRKGKLYASLGMAVGYGLFWWGAHPSPLLASGVGLFFLASAAYVLTRPSPQAPDISKENTDEPSGPAAGR
- a CDS encoding CGNR zinc finger domain-containing protein, encoding MPDTAQNQKPPLFVGDDLALDFINTEYGVGAARHDCFGDDDAVLAWLKLADVLPRGTRVAPPGLRELALQLRESARSLLQAAKSGGDSDASVVNHVLKAGGAATELAWDGASQSFKAVRPRRLDDAAGMLEPVARAIVELLTDTPLALVRQCEAHDCTLMFHDRTKSHRRRWCSMALCGNRMKVAAFRSRKKESESD
- a CDS encoding phosphoribosylanthranilate isomerase, giving the protein MRTRIKICGLTREEDIDAAVSAGVDAIGFVFYPKSKRYVTPTRAAQLRRAVPAFVDVVALFVNPDPSQVQAVLDEVGPELLQFHGDETPPDCARYGHRYLRAFRAGAPGLDTPEDLATYCRAFGEAAGWLFDSYSAGYGGSGHGFDHALLADVAADPVSRPLILSGGLNPDNVAAAVQSVRPWAVDVSSGVEVEQGIKSSDRISFFVAAVHAADAKK
- the truA gene encoding tRNA pseudouridine(38-40) synthase TruA, with the translated sequence MPRVAMGLAYDGSAWQGWQTQPHRQTVQDTLEAALAQFCGVTDAVPTICAGRTDTGVHGAMQVIHLDTTLDRRMESWVRGVNAFLPSSISVQWAKAVPDAFHARFSARARTYVYLLWRGRVRPALWAGRAGWCYQPLDVDAMRGAANALLGEHDFSSFRSSQCQAKHPVRIMHRLDIDERGPFLVFTLRANAFLHHMVRNIMGALLQIGQGRESVDWMAQLLSWRDRRRGAPTFSPDGLYLSAIDYPDEFGLDELDGGALLLSPFTRPSGNPP
- a CDS encoding TM2 domain-containing protein, encoding MNSPAMQTMMYDANRKSVGVAYLLWFFLGSAGGHRFYTGRTGSAIAMLALTIVGIALSVIGVGLVLLAAVGIWVIVDAFLIPGWIRNTNMRLAATLSTGNIPLP
- a CDS encoding alpha/beta fold hydrolase; this encodes MTSNSATETSGLPSTPLTAGVSAADLQVHHRFEQVGDVKVFYREAGPRDAPIVLLLHGYAASSFMYRNLIPLLADGYRVIAPDLPGFGFTEAPARGQYDYTFDQLAKTIGQFTRQLGLDRYAMQVFDYGAPVGWRLAAEHPARISAIISQNGNAYEEGLGTGWAPIQKYWKDPSQANRDALREFATPASIRWQYLEGVPDQTLVAPDAIALEGHLVSRPGNTDVQLDLLLDYASNVQKYPEFQAYFRKHQPPLLAVWGKNDPFFLPAGAEAWKRDIPGADVRFYDTGHLALETHGAEIGAVIRRFLDKNAK